The proteins below come from a single Chitinophaga pinensis DSM 2588 genomic window:
- a CDS encoding RagB/SusD family nutrient uptake outer membrane protein, with the protein MKKQLSIYTYILLFAGAVMTSCKKLIEIDAPADQLVTSSVFLDTLTADAALLGMYSRAANPNPGTDMATATSMFNSMSADETYCYIYNFYDDFTNNALTPQLYYVDGLWSTLYNNIFTANSVITGLSDSPLPEGYKTRCTAEAKFMRALSYFYLVNEFGAAPLVMSTDVHNTTRQPRDSVNVVYDQIEKDLTEAQQALPATLDLYGGKRIRATTWAANALLARVYLYRGKWQQAENMATTVINNPGLFRMKEDLSQVFLANSEEGILQFVNGITSSWLANNFVPFAASPTPKFVLKDGLYTAFETGDKRKDNWVGIKTYGGVDYPYPAKYRYMSGVGAVEHMQVLRLSEQYLIRAEARMRRQKFNEAATDINTVRARAGLSQTTATDASSLTTAIEHERRIEFFCEWGQRWLDLKRWPGVANTSITRADEVLSALKGNQWQATDVFYPIPQSQINANLNLSQNPGY; encoded by the coding sequence ATGAAAAAACAGCTTTCTATATATACTTACATCTTACTATTTGCCGGCGCCGTTATGACCAGTTGTAAAAAGCTGATCGAGATAGATGCGCCGGCCGATCAACTGGTGACCAGCAGCGTCTTTCTGGATACACTTACGGCAGATGCAGCTCTTTTGGGTATGTATTCCAGAGCGGCCAATCCCAATCCGGGCACGGATATGGCCACTGCAACCAGTATGTTCAACAGTATGTCTGCTGATGAAACATACTGTTACATTTATAACTTCTATGATGATTTTACAAATAACGCCCTGACGCCACAGCTCTATTATGTAGATGGCTTATGGAGTACTTTGTACAATAACATTTTCACGGCTAATTCAGTCATTACAGGACTCAGTGACTCTCCACTTCCGGAAGGTTATAAAACGCGCTGTACCGCTGAAGCTAAGTTCATGCGCGCATTGAGCTACTTCTACCTGGTAAATGAGTTTGGTGCAGCGCCATTGGTCATGTCTACAGATGTGCATAATACTACCAGACAACCACGCGACAGCGTCAATGTTGTATACGATCAGATAGAGAAAGACCTCACCGAGGCACAACAGGCACTTCCTGCTACCCTGGACCTGTATGGCGGTAAAAGGATACGTGCGACTACCTGGGCAGCGAACGCCCTGCTGGCGAGAGTATATCTCTACAGGGGCAAATGGCAGCAGGCAGAAAACATGGCCACTACCGTCATCAATAATCCAGGTTTATTCCGCATGAAAGAAGACCTGAGCCAGGTTTTCCTGGCGAACAGTGAAGAAGGCATATTACAATTCGTGAATGGTATCACCAGTTCCTGGCTGGCCAATAACTTTGTACCATTCGCAGCCAGTCCGACGCCAAAGTTCGTGCTGAAAGATGGGCTATATACCGCCTTCGAAACCGGCGACAAACGTAAAGACAACTGGGTAGGCATTAAAACATATGGTGGTGTAGACTACCCTTATCCTGCTAAATACAGGTATATGTCAGGCGTGGGTGCAGTGGAACACATGCAGGTATTACGCCTGTCAGAGCAATACCTGATCCGTGCGGAAGCCAGAATGCGCCGGCAGAAATTTAACGAAGCAGCTACAGATATCAATACTGTCCGTGCAAGAGCAGGACTTTCACAGACAACGGCTACAGATGCGTCTTCTTTGACGACAGCCATTGAGCATGAGCGTAGAATAGAATTTTTCTGCGAATGGGGACAGCGCTGGCTGGACCTGAAACGTTGGCCTGGAGTAGCGAATACCAGCATTACACGGGCAGATGAAGTATTATCTGCACTAAAGGGTAACCAGTGGCAGGCAACCGATGTTTTTTATCCTATCCCGCAGTCACAAATCAATGCCAATTTAAACCTTAGTCAAAACCCAGGATACTGA
- a CDS encoding redoxin domain-containing protein — translation MRSHLFKHTLPVITLLIGSFSAKAQSGAGPFILKGQVAANKYPAVLYLDYEVGDKNWVHDSVTLKDGHFKFTGKLKRPVSARLIFKNQPGYRYFYLQPGTVEVNTSGSLDSAIVSGSPNTAIQDKYAKLRESYSAVFAGFRNRSFFNRGNQDTLDAVKAARAIVEKQYTSTLADFIRQHADTYAAWDIVYNCHIALDPDFITPLFDALSPRLKNAPEGKELATQIANVRRVMEGAPAPDFIQSDVKGNQISLSSFRGKYVLVDFWASWCGVCRMENPNVLRAYNVFKDRGFTVLGVSLDDSTQHQKWLKAIEEDNMPWQQVSDLKGRNNMAAVQYGIRGIPQNVLIDPNGVIVGKNLRDKELMNKLIEIFDKGYNMRMEGDIKGFKDSIMIFSYNRDNTQVHDTVPVQNGQFNWLALMKEPQAVQAISLPGHHMLRFYSDIGYLQFSAKADSLAAFTLKGSALQDEANFFKASVKTITDQQTEVVMKYYAATSKEAQRPYKAQMKTLQEEYNDRVKQYIQTNFYSLYALQMVKDMAENLAGPEYGEVNPLFMLLPEVVRGTPTGKIVAEKMPVIKRQAIGEAVTNFSQIDSTGKNISIADFKGKYVLVDFWASWCGPCRAENPNVLKAYDAFKAKGFTVVGISLDTDAFKWKKAIHDDHMPWTQLSDLKGWKNEVAQYYGVRGIPWNMLVGPDGKIIAKGLRDEELMSKLSELMQ, via the coding sequence ATGCGTTCTCACTTATTCAAACATACGCTCCCTGTTATCACCCTGCTGATAGGATCATTCTCAGCAAAAGCACAGTCAGGAGCAGGTCCATTTATATTGAAAGGACAGGTAGCTGCTAATAAATACCCGGCAGTACTTTATCTCGACTATGAGGTTGGTGATAAGAACTGGGTACATGATTCTGTCACACTGAAAGATGGACACTTCAAATTCACCGGCAAGCTGAAAAGACCGGTATCGGCCAGACTGATATTTAAAAACCAACCGGGTTACCGCTACTTTTACCTCCAACCAGGCACAGTAGAAGTGAATACCAGCGGCTCACTGGATAGCGCTATTGTCAGCGGTAGTCCAAATACCGCCATACAGGACAAGTACGCAAAGCTCCGGGAAAGTTACTCCGCTGTCTTCGCAGGATTTCGTAACAGGTCCTTTTTCAACCGGGGTAACCAGGATACCCTGGATGCTGTAAAAGCAGCGCGGGCTATCGTTGAAAAACAATATACCAGTACGCTGGCGGACTTTATCAGGCAACATGCCGATACTTACGCTGCCTGGGATATTGTCTATAACTGCCATATCGCATTGGATCCGGACTTTATAACGCCCTTGTTTGACGCCTTGAGTCCGAGACTTAAAAATGCGCCTGAAGGCAAGGAACTGGCTACGCAGATCGCCAATGTCAGAAGAGTAATGGAGGGTGCTCCTGCGCCTGATTTTATACAGTCAGATGTGAAAGGAAATCAGATCAGCCTGTCTTCTTTTCGTGGTAAATATGTGCTGGTAGATTTCTGGGCCAGCTGGTGCGGCGTTTGCCGCATGGAGAACCCGAATGTACTGCGGGCCTATAATGTTTTTAAAGATAGGGGGTTCACGGTATTAGGCGTATCGCTCGACGATTCAACGCAACATCAGAAATGGCTGAAGGCAATTGAAGAAGATAATATGCCCTGGCAGCAGGTATCAGATCTGAAAGGCAGGAATAATATGGCGGCTGTACAGTATGGCATCAGGGGGATTCCTCAGAACGTGCTGATTGATCCTAATGGCGTTATAGTAGGCAAAAACCTGCGGGATAAAGAACTGATGAACAAGCTGATCGAAATCTTTGATAAGGGCTATAATATGCGCATGGAAGGCGATATCAAGGGTTTTAAAGACAGCATTATGATCTTCAGCTATAACAGGGACAATACGCAGGTGCATGATACGGTACCCGTTCAAAACGGACAGTTTAACTGGCTGGCATTGATGAAGGAACCACAGGCGGTACAGGCGATCAGTCTGCCAGGGCATCACATGCTACGGTTCTATTCTGATATCGGATACCTGCAATTCTCGGCAAAAGCCGATTCACTGGCAGCATTTACCCTGAAAGGTTCTGCATTACAGGATGAGGCGAACTTTTTCAAGGCTTCTGTAAAGACCATTACCGATCAACAGACGGAGGTGGTCATGAAATACTACGCTGCGACAAGTAAAGAGGCACAACGGCCTTACAAAGCGCAAATGAAGACCTTACAGGAAGAATATAACGACCGTGTTAAGCAATACATTCAGACCAATTTTTACAGTCTGTATGCCTTGCAAATGGTAAAAGACATGGCGGAGAATCTTGCCGGCCCTGAATATGGGGAAGTCAACCCGCTCTTTATGTTATTGCCGGAAGTAGTACGCGGAACACCGACCGGGAAAATAGTGGCAGAAAAGATGCCTGTTATAAAAAGACAGGCCATCGGCGAAGCAGTGACTAATTTCTCCCAGATTGATAGTACCGGCAAAAATATATCTATCGCTGATTTCAAAGGCAAGTATGTACTGGTAGATTTCTGGGCCAGCTGGTGTGGCCCTTGTCGTGCAGAAAACCCGAATGTATTGAAAGCATATGATGCCTTCAAGGCCAAAGGATTTACGGTAGTAGGCATTTCCCTGGATACGGATGCGTTTAAATGGAAGAAAGCCATCCATGATGACCATATGCCATGGACGCAGTTATCTGACCTGAAAGGCTGGAAAAATGAGGTCGCACAATACTATGGTGTACGTGGTATTCCCTGGAATATGCTGGTAGGTCCGGATGGTAAGATCATCGCTAAAGGACTCAGAGATGAAGAATTAATGAGCAAGTTGTCAGAGCTCATGCAATAA
- the dnaK gene encoding molecular chaperone DnaK has protein sequence MGKIIGIDLGTTNSCVAVMEGNEPVVIANDEGRRTTPSVVGFLKNGERKVGDPAKRQAITNPVNTIMSVKRFMGRHFDELSNEIPHWSYKVARGENNTTRIDIDGRLYTPQEISAMILQKMKKTAEDYLGQEVTEAVITVPAYFNDAQRQATKEAGEIAGLTVRRIINEPTAAALAYGLDKKHADSKIAVFDLGGGTFDISVLELGDGVFEVKSTNGDTHLGGDDFDKVIMDWLADEFKKDEAVDLHKDPMAWQRLKEAAEKAKIELSSSQETEINLPYITAVDGVPKHLVKKLSRPKFEQLADNLVERTLEPCRKALKDAGMNPSEIDEVILVGGSTRIPKIQEVVEKFFGKKPNRSVNPDEVVAIGAAIQGGVLTGEVKDVLLLDVTPLSLGIETMGGVFTKLIESNTTIPSKKSETFSTAADNQPSVEIHVLQGERPLASQNRTLGRFILDGIPPAPRGVPQVEVIFDIDANGILHVTAKDKGTGKTQNIRIEAGSGLSKEEIEKMKAEAKANESSDKEAREKIEKLNQADSLIFQTEKQLKEYGDKIPADKKSTIETALNKLKEAQKSGDVAQVDAAVTEMNNAWTAASEELYKATQEAQANGGAGAEGQPQGSAAGNEGVTDAEFEEVK, from the coding sequence ATGGGAAAGATAATAGGTATTGACTTAGGTACTACCAACTCATGCGTTGCCGTTATGGAAGGTAACGAACCGGTAGTAATTGCCAATGATGAAGGACGCAGAACTACGCCCTCCGTTGTGGGTTTCTTAAAAAATGGTGAAAGAAAGGTAGGTGATCCTGCTAAACGTCAGGCAATCACTAACCCGGTAAACACTATTATGTCAGTGAAACGTTTCATGGGTCGTCATTTTGACGAATTATCCAATGAAATTCCTCACTGGAGCTACAAAGTAGCACGTGGCGAAAACAACACTACACGTATCGATATTGATGGTAGATTATATACTCCGCAGGAAATTTCAGCAATGATTCTTCAGAAAATGAAGAAAACTGCGGAAGATTATCTGGGTCAGGAAGTAACTGAAGCAGTTATCACTGTGCCTGCTTACTTCAATGACGCACAGCGTCAGGCTACTAAAGAAGCCGGTGAGATCGCTGGTCTGACAGTACGCCGTATCATTAACGAGCCAACTGCTGCTGCACTGGCTTATGGTCTGGATAAAAAACACGCTGATAGCAAAATCGCCGTATTCGACTTAGGTGGTGGTACATTCGATATCTCCGTGCTCGAACTGGGTGATGGTGTATTTGAAGTAAAATCTACCAATGGTGATACACACTTAGGTGGTGATGACTTCGATAAAGTGATCATGGACTGGCTGGCTGACGAATTCAAGAAAGATGAAGCGGTTGACCTGCATAAAGATCCAATGGCATGGCAGCGTCTGAAAGAAGCAGCAGAGAAAGCGAAGATCGAACTGTCTTCTTCTCAGGAAACTGAAATCAACCTGCCTTATATCACTGCTGTTGATGGCGTGCCTAAACACCTGGTGAAAAAACTGAGCCGTCCTAAATTCGAGCAACTGGCAGATAACCTGGTGGAAAGAACACTGGAACCTTGCCGTAAAGCGCTGAAAGATGCCGGCATGAACCCTTCTGAAATCGACGAAGTGATCCTGGTAGGTGGTTCTACCCGTATCCCTAAGATCCAGGAAGTGGTAGAAAAATTCTTCGGTAAAAAACCGAACAGAAGTGTAAACCCGGATGAAGTAGTAGCTATCGGTGCTGCTATCCAGGGTGGTGTACTGACTGGTGAAGTAAAAGACGTATTGCTGCTGGACGTTACCCCGCTTTCTCTGGGTATCGAAACCATGGGTGGTGTGTTCACTAAACTGATCGAGTCTAACACAACAATTCCAAGCAAGAAATCAGAAACATTCTCTACTGCTGCTGATAACCAGCCAAGCGTTGAGATCCACGTACTACAAGGTGAGCGTCCTTTAGCAAGCCAGAACCGTACACTGGGGCGCTTCATCCTGGATGGTATCCCACCAGCACCACGCGGTGTACCTCAGGTAGAAGTTATCTTCGACATCGATGCGAATGGTATCCTGCACGTAACTGCAAAAGATAAAGGAACTGGTAAAACACAGAACATCCGTATCGAAGCAGGTAGTGGTCTGAGCAAAGAAGAGATCGAAAAAATGAAGGCAGAAGCGAAAGCAAACGAGTCTTCAGATAAAGAAGCACGCGAAAAGATCGAGAAACTGAACCAGGCAGATAGCCTGATCTTCCAGACTGAAAAACAGCTGAAAGAATACGGTGACAAGATCCCTGCGGATAAGAAGAGCACAATCGAAACTGCCCTGAACAAACTGAAAGAAGCACAGAAGAGCGGTGATGTCGCTCAGGTAGATGCAGCTGTTACAGAAATGAACAACGCATGGACTGCAGCTTCTGAAGAACTGTACAAAGCAACACAGGAAGCACAGGCTAACGGTGGTGCAGGTGCAGAAGGTCAGCCACAAGGTAGCGCTGCCGGCAACGAAGGCGTAACCGATGCTGAATTCGAAGAAGTAAAGTAA
- a CDS encoding OmpA family protein, with protein MKNSSFFRAACMVALFTPLCSIAQTSVTGPIFTDGPGYRRFSIGVNGGLLAPVAPTGGSNDFTKWKAQAGYGAYVKYQILHSLGIQANYTGGKLAGNNDRKLGNDKTPDREVNSFETSLKWSAGLSAVVNVATINWMYKKNAVQIYVSAGGGLAGYSPKISSQVEGGNMIEYKNDGIIKEFYVPIGAGLKFKLSESVNLDLGYTMHYVDGDNLDGYNYGPDRDKFSYGYAGLEFPLGKRTKPALNWQNPARVMYDELAQQKANLQSELEASRALNTKLTADVDKLMADADSDGVSDYFDKCPGTAAGTKVDGSGCELPKDTMPKQVITKVTITEDDRRLIKDAIQNLEFEFAKSSIKASSYPSLDRVAEMLRTKGFSLKLGGHTDNVGNATKNMALSKDRAESVKQYLVEHGANPSKIEAVGYGANQPIASNKTAAGRQKNRRVEFTIY; from the coding sequence ATGAAAAACTCCTCTTTTTTCCGGGCAGCCTGTATGGTAGCCCTTTTCACCCCCTTATGCAGTATAGCCCAGACTTCTGTAACGGGCCCTATTTTTACGGATGGCCCTGGTTACCGCCGCTTTTCGATAGGCGTAAACGGGGGATTGCTGGCTCCGGTAGCACCGACGGGTGGCAGCAACGATTTTACAAAATGGAAAGCCCAGGCCGGTTATGGCGCTTATGTAAAGTACCAGATATTACATTCGCTGGGTATCCAGGCCAACTATACAGGTGGCAAGCTGGCAGGCAATAATGACCGCAAGTTGGGGAATGACAAGACGCCCGACCGGGAAGTTAACTCCTTCGAAACCAGTCTGAAGTGGTCAGCCGGCCTAAGTGCCGTCGTCAACGTGGCCACTATCAACTGGATGTATAAAAAGAATGCCGTGCAGATTTATGTATCTGCGGGTGGCGGCCTGGCCGGCTATTCTCCGAAGATCAGTTCACAGGTGGAAGGCGGTAACATGATAGAATATAAAAACGACGGTATTATTAAAGAATTTTATGTACCCATCGGCGCGGGTCTGAAATTCAAACTCTCAGAGTCCGTTAACCTGGATCTGGGATATACCATGCATTACGTGGATGGCGACAACCTGGATGGTTATAATTATGGTCCCGACAGGGATAAATTCTCTTACGGTTATGCAGGTCTCGAATTTCCGCTGGGTAAAAGAACTAAGCCAGCACTCAACTGGCAAAACCCGGCCAGGGTCATGTATGATGAACTGGCACAACAGAAAGCCAATCTGCAGTCCGAACTGGAAGCCTCCCGTGCATTAAACACCAAATTAACCGCTGATGTGGATAAGTTGATGGCAGATGCTGACAGCGATGGCGTATCGGACTATTTTGATAAATGTCCGGGTACAGCTGCCGGTACCAAAGTAGATGGCAGTGGCTGTGAATTACCTAAGGACACAATGCCTAAACAGGTGATTACCAAAGTAACGATTACAGAAGACGACCGCCGCCTGATCAAAGACGCGATTCAGAACCTGGAGTTCGAATTTGCCAAGTCCAGCATCAAAGCCAGCTCCTACCCTTCACTGGATAGGGTAGCAGAAATGCTACGGACCAAAGGTTTCAGTCTGAAACTGGGCGGTCATACTGACAATGTAGGTAATGCCACCAAGAATATGGCGTTGTCTAAGGACAGGGCTGAATCTGTGAAACAATACCTTGTTGAGCATGGGGCAAATCCGTCAAAAATCGAAGCCGTAGGCTATGGCGCCAATCAGCCGATCGCCAGCAACAAAACAGCTGCAGGCAGACAGAAAAACAGAAGGGTGGAATTCACCATATATTAA
- a CDS encoding porin family protein, producing MKKLIFSVMLAACAAFTANAQTLSFGVKGGLTISKLTQFDDAKVRPSIFAGGFANIAFNESMSLQPELLFSGQGTKYEPLNQKITYRLNYINIPVMFQYRIVPEFYLEAGPQVGFAVSGKTHAGKVTVDISDNTKAVDFGLGFGLGYQFPVGVGIAARYMFGLTNVFENSFENNKNSVAQIGMFYTFKHQHTSSKKRKR from the coding sequence ATGAAAAAACTCATCTTTTCTGTAATGCTGGCAGCTTGTGCGGCATTTACAGCCAATGCCCAGACACTGTCTTTTGGTGTTAAAGGCGGTCTGACCATATCGAAGCTGACTCAGTTTGACGACGCAAAAGTTCGTCCGTCTATTTTCGCAGGTGGTTTTGCTAACATCGCTTTCAATGAGAGCATGTCATTACAGCCTGAATTGCTGTTTTCCGGCCAGGGGACAAAGTACGAACCCCTGAACCAGAAGATCACCTATCGCCTCAACTACATCAACATACCGGTGATGTTCCAGTACCGTATTGTGCCGGAATTCTACCTGGAAGCAGGTCCGCAGGTGGGCTTCGCGGTTTCAGGTAAAACACATGCCGGTAAAGTGACCGTAGATATTAGTGATAACACCAAAGCGGTGGATTTCGGACTGGGTTTCGGTCTGGGATACCAGTTTCCGGTAGGTGTGGGTATCGCTGCCCGTTACATGTTCGGACTGACCAACGTGTTTGAAAACAGTTTTGAAAACAATAAGAACTCCGTCGCACAGATCGGTATGTTCTACACATTCAAACATCAGCATACGTCTTCAAAAAAGCGTAAAAGATAA
- a CDS encoding arginine--tRNA ligase, with protein sequence MSVVQSIKSAAAAAIKALFDQTIPAKDIAINTTKPEFEGEYTILVFPFTKFSRLKPEETADRLGKYLQEHNPDLVAGYNVIKGFLNIQVNEQYWAQYLQQHFNNRNIGKKPSNGKKVMVEYSSPNTNKPLHLGHLRNNFLGYAVSEILKANGYEVIKANLVNDRGIHICKSMLAWQLFAHGDTPESTGIKGDHLVGDYYVKFESILKEQTEPIIARALEHDYKDFEGADKERMEKLVTVFHKPEIQADQEKLDKLNDEIKELSRKQTEIMQQAKIMLQQWEAGNPEVRALWATMNGWVYKGFDQTYKRLGIDFDKMYYESETYLLGKDLVEEGLAKGILFKKEDNSVWIDLTADGLDEKLLLRGDGTSVYMTQDLGTARLKYADYQMDQSLYVVADEQNYHFKVLQLILQKLQEPCADGIYHLSYGMVELPSGRMKSREGTVVDADDLIVEMINTAEEQTKASGKLDDMSEDALGLLYNMIGLGGLKFFLLRVDPKKKMVFDPKESISLQGFTSTFVQYAHARIKSILRDVAPDVDKLEGYCHKGSLTTLEKELIVLNEQYDNVLEEAAKEMSPSVIANYAYQLAQTFNSFYAEKKDGIPVHSVKQAETPEKQKLRLQIIKLTATTIAKSMKLLGIDVPERM encoded by the coding sequence ATGAGTGTTGTACAATCCATAAAATCTGCTGCTGCCGCAGCAATTAAAGCGCTTTTTGACCAGACAATTCCTGCAAAGGACATTGCCATCAATACTACTAAACCTGAATTCGAAGGTGAATACACCATCCTGGTATTCCCTTTCACTAAATTCAGTCGCTTAAAACCCGAAGAAACTGCTGATCGACTGGGTAAATACCTGCAGGAACATAATCCTGACCTCGTAGCAGGATACAATGTGATCAAAGGTTTTCTGAATATCCAGGTCAACGAACAATACTGGGCGCAATACCTTCAGCAACACTTCAATAACCGCAATATCGGTAAGAAGCCATCCAATGGTAAGAAAGTGATGGTGGAATACTCTTCTCCCAATACTAACAAACCTTTGCACCTGGGTCACCTGCGTAATAACTTCCTGGGTTATGCCGTATCTGAGATACTGAAAGCCAATGGCTATGAAGTGATCAAAGCCAACCTGGTAAATGACAGAGGTATTCACATCTGTAAGTCCATGCTGGCATGGCAGCTGTTTGCCCATGGCGATACCCCGGAATCAACCGGTATCAAAGGCGATCACCTGGTGGGCGACTACTATGTGAAGTTTGAATCTATTCTGAAAGAACAGACAGAACCTATTATTGCCCGTGCGTTAGAACATGATTATAAAGACTTTGAAGGGGCGGATAAAGAACGCATGGAAAAACTGGTAACTGTTTTCCATAAACCTGAAATTCAGGCTGACCAGGAGAAACTGGATAAGCTGAATGACGAAATCAAGGAACTGTCTCGTAAGCAGACAGAGATCATGCAGCAAGCGAAAATCATGCTGCAGCAGTGGGAAGCCGGTAATCCTGAAGTAAGAGCGCTCTGGGCGACCATGAACGGCTGGGTATACAAAGGTTTTGATCAGACTTACAAACGTCTGGGCATCGACTTTGACAAAATGTACTACGAAAGCGAGACCTATCTGCTGGGTAAAGACCTGGTAGAAGAAGGTCTGGCAAAAGGTATATTGTTCAAAAAAGAGGACAACTCCGTATGGATTGACCTCACTGCCGACGGCCTGGATGAAAAGCTCTTACTGCGTGGCGATGGTACCTCCGTATATATGACGCAGGACCTCGGTACTGCCCGTCTGAAATACGCTGACTACCAGATGGACCAGAGCCTGTATGTAGTAGCAGATGAACAGAACTATCACTTTAAAGTACTGCAACTGATCCTTCAGAAATTACAGGAGCCTTGCGCTGATGGTATTTATCACCTGTCTTATGGCATGGTGGAACTGCCAAGCGGTCGTATGAAAAGCCGTGAAGGTACCGTGGTTGATGCAGACGACCTGATAGTAGAGATGATCAACACAGCGGAAGAGCAGACCAAAGCATCCGGTAAACTGGATGACATGAGTGAAGATGCACTGGGATTATTATACAATATGATCGGTCTCGGTGGTCTTAAATTCTTCCTGTTACGTGTAGATCCGAAAAAGAAGATGGTATTCGATCCGAAAGAGTCTATCAGTCTGCAGGGATTCACCAGTACCTTCGTACAATACGCACATGCACGTATTAAATCCATTCTGCGTGATGTAGCACCAGACGTAGATAAACTGGAAGGTTACTGTCATAAGGGCAGCCTTACCACACTGGAGAAAGAGCTGATCGTACTTAACGAACAGTATGACAATGTGTTGGAAGAAGCAGCCAAAGAAATGAGTCCGTCTGTTATTGCAAACTATGCCTACCAGCTGGCACAGACCTTCAACTCTTTCTATGCGGAGAAGAAAGATGGTATACCTGTTCATTCTGTAAAGCAGGCAGAAACACCTGAAAAGCAGAAACTGCGTTTACAGATCATCAAGCTGACCGCAACGACTATTGCAAAGAGCATGAAATTACTGGGTATTGACGTACCGGAAAGAATGTAA
- a CDS encoding tetratricopeptide repeat protein, whose protein sequence is MAFPGNKLKSLYKEGISYRHAGELDAAKKCFKEILRRDSGYASAYLQLAEISVLEEVYPESITWYREYLRLEDDRPAAWYAIGVLYFNTKDFRAAVHAFETATKKGRRQDADYCLTLGTAYLHIKETGKGIQHLNTCLELRQDDTRALQALAHHYYLVGEYVAAVIYWDRLLRIQPANAFAMFLLGKSYIGKGEIAKGEALCDKALQVVQ, encoded by the coding sequence ATGGCTTTTCCTGGAAATAAATTAAAGAGTCTTTACAAAGAAGGTATCAGTTACCGGCATGCCGGTGAACTTGATGCTGCAAAGAAGTGCTTTAAAGAAATTTTACGTCGTGACAGTGGTTATGCGTCAGCTTATCTGCAGCTGGCGGAAATTTCCGTGCTGGAAGAGGTGTATCCGGAAAGTATTACCTGGTACAGGGAATACCTGCGGCTGGAAGATGACCGGCCTGCTGCCTGGTATGCCATTGGCGTACTTTATTTCAATACAAAAGACTTCCGTGCTGCTGTACATGCATTTGAAACAGCCACAAAAAAGGGACGCCGGCAGGATGCGGATTATTGTCTTACACTCGGGACGGCATATCTGCATATCAAAGAGACAGGGAAAGGGATACAACATCTGAATACCTGTCTCGAATTACGTCAGGACGATACCCGGGCTTTACAGGCACTGGCGCATCATTATTATCTTGTGGGTGAATATGTGGCTGCTGTCATTTACTGGGATCGTTTACTGCGGATACAGCCTGCAAACGCATTCGCCATGTTCCTGTTGGGTAAATCGTATATTGGTAAAGGGGAGATAGCAAAAGGAGAAGCCTTGTGTGATAAGGCATTACAGGTTGTTCAATAA
- a CDS encoding cytidine deaminase has product MDIRKHSFEYHTFPDSAALPTADLRLLEEAREVTAQAYAPYSNFYVGAAILLANGIVVRGTNQENASFPAGICAERVALSTAASLYPGVPILTIAVSYHNPNGSNDAPISPCGICRQTLLEYEGRQQQAIRIIMGGQTGKVFVIPTIRHLLPLAFTAEDMQ; this is encoded by the coding sequence ATGGACATCCGCAAACACTCTTTCGAATACCATACTTTTCCTGACAGTGCAGCCTTACCCACTGCCGATCTGCGTTTACTGGAAGAAGCCCGTGAAGTGACCGCCCAGGCTTATGCTCCATATTCTAATTTCTATGTAGGTGCTGCTATATTACTGGCCAATGGCATTGTTGTAAGGGGGACCAACCAGGAAAACGCCTCTTTTCCTGCCGGTATCTGTGCTGAAAGAGTGGCCCTGTCTACAGCTGCATCGCTGTATCCCGGGGTACCTATTCTCACAATTGCTGTCAGTTACCATAACCCGAATGGCAGTAATGACGCCCCGATATCTCCCTGTGGCATCTGCCGTCAGACCCTTTTGGAGTATGAAGGCCGTCAGCAACAGGCCATCAGGATCATTATGGGCGGGCAGACCGGAAAAGTATTTGTTATCCCTACAATCAGACATCTTCTTCCCCTGGCATTCACAGCAGAGGATATGCAATAA